In Erinaceus europaeus chromosome 10, mEriEur2.1, whole genome shotgun sequence, one DNA window encodes the following:
- the LOC132540801 gene encoding uncharacterized protein LOC132540801, producing MEPEGELQPVQQMTAGDTLDTREDMPGGLSPPNTEEQMLPTSKEAESPLEMTTRDTQDTEEDMPGCLSPCETTVQVPPTRKETELSLEAYMVLQGPQENMGEPEAQGRRLPPPKPPRRNKGRVIWYSGCCPYSDWPPHLENQRQGEPGPLEPEQELQPVQQMTMGDTLDTGEDMPGGLSPPNTEEQMLPTSKETESPLEASVALLGPQNNMGALRLREGSSPLPSFLAGTRAELSEDQPQGGPGPMEPEQELQPVQQMTTGDTLDTGEVISGGLSPPNAEEQMFPTSKEAESPLEMTTGDTQDTEEDMPGCLSPCETTGQVPPTSKETEPSLEAYMALHCPQDNMGKPEAQGRRQPPPKPPCRNKGKVIWYSECCPYSDWPPHLEEQPQGEPGSKEPVTELQPVQQMTTGDTLDTGEDMPGGLSPPNTEEQMLSTSKETESPLEMTTGDTQDTEEAKPGCLSPCETTVQVPPTRKEVEPSLEAYMALQSPQENIGVPEAQGRRLPPPKPPHRNKGRVIWYSGSCPYSDWPPHLEDQPQGGPGPMEPEGELQPVQKMTMGDTLDTGEDMPGGLSPPNSEEQMFPTNKEAESPMEMNTGDMQDTEGDTPGGLSPFDTKEQIPPTSKEAQPSQEASLLGAQDYMGDPEIQGRRQPPLKPPCRNKGRVIWDPGSCPHSDLSPPLEDKPQERPGQKEPEEELQPLQQMTSGDKEDAEGGIPVGLCPCETTGKIPPIMDAEHPLKASMALLGPQDGTIKAQRRWQPPSKSPHKNNGRVMWFQAEELLRLAQDTQCPSTPLHNNQLALLRGEMWGSLEHTGWEALRGTELELCHRDSS from the exons ATGACCACAAGGGACACGcaagacacagaggaagacaTGCCAGGCTGCCTGAGCCCTTGTGAGACCACAGTGCAGGTGCCTCCCACCAGGAAAGAAACTGAGCTTTCTCTGGAAGCATATATGGTCCTGCAAGGTCCCCAGGAAAATATGGGGGAGCCTGAGGCCCAGGGAAGGCGGCTGCCTCCTCCCAAGCCCCCACGTAGGAACAAGGGCAGAGTTATCTGGTACTCAGGATGCTGTCCTTACAGTGACTGGCCCCCTCACCTAGAGAACCAACGTCAGGGTGAGCCAGGCCCCCTGGAGCCTGAACAGGAACTGCAACCTGTGCAGCAG atgaccaTGGGGGACACACTGGACACAGGGGAGGACATGCCAGGTGGCCTGAGTCCCCCTAATACTGAAGAGCagatgctccccaccagcaaggaaaCTGAGTCCCCACTGGAGGCAAGTGTGGCCCTGCTGGGTCCCCAGAACAATATGGGGGCCCTGAGGCTCAGGGAAGGTAGCAGCCCCCTCCCAAGCTTCCTTGCAGGAACAAGGGCTGAGTTGTCTG AGGACCAACCTCAGGGAGGGCCAGGACCCATGGAGCCTGAACAGGAACTGCAACCTGTGCAGCAG ATGACCACGGGGGACACACTAGACACCGGGGAAGTCATATCAGGTGGCCTGAGTCCTCCTAATGCTGAAGAGCAGAtgttccccaccagcaaggaagcTGAGTCCCCGCTAGAG atgaccaCAGGGGACACGcaagacacagaggaagacaTGCCAGGCTGCCTGAGCCCTTGTGAGACCACAGGGCAGGTGCCTCCCACCAGCAAAGAAACTGAGCCTTCTCTGGAGGCATATATGGCCCTACATTGTCCGCAGGATAATATGGGGAAGCCTGAGGCCCAAGGAAGGCGGCAGCCTCCTCCCAAGCCCCCATGTAGGAACAAGGGCAAAGTTATCTGGTACTCAGAATGCTGTCCTTACAGTGACTGGCCCCCTCACCTAGAGGAACAACCTCAGGGTGAGCCAGGATCCAAGGAGCCGGTAACGGAACTGCAACCTGTGCAGCAG atgaccaCGGGGGACACACTGGACACAGGGGAGGACATGCCAGGTGGCCTGAGTCCCCCTAATACTGAAGAGCAGATGCTCTCCACCAGCAAGGAAACTGAGTCCCCACTGGAG atgaccaCAGGGGACACGCAAGACACAGAGGAGGCCAAGCCAGGCTGCCTGAGCCCTTGTGAGACCACAGTGCAGGTGCCTCCCACCAGGAAAGAAGTTGAGCCCTCCCTGGAGGCATATATGGCCCTGCAAAGTCCCCAGGAAAATATCGGGGTGCCTGAGGCCCAGGGAAGGCGGCTGCCTCCTCCCAAGCCCCCACATAGGAACAAGGGCAGAGTTATCTGGTACTCAGGGTCCTGTCCTTACAGTGACTGGCCCCCTCACCTAGAGGACCAACCTCAGGGAGGGCCAGGACCCATGGAGCCTGAAGGGGAACTGCAACCTGTGCAGAAG atgaccaTGGGGGACACACTGGACACAGGGGAGGACATGCCAGGTGGCCTGAGTCCCCCTAATAGTGAAGAGCAGATGTTCCCCACCAACAAGGAAGCTGAGTCCCCGATGGAG ATGAACACAGGGGACATGCAGGACACTGAGGGCGACACACCCGGTGGCTTGAGCCCATTTGACACTAAGGAGCAGATACCCCCCACCAGCAAGGAAGCTCAGCCCTCCCAGGAGGCATCCCTGCTGGGTGCCCAGGACTATATGGGGGACCCCGAGATCCAGGGAAGGAGGCAGCCGCCTCTGAAGCCCCCATGCAGGAACAAGGGCAGAGTCATCTGGGACCCAGGATCATGCCCTCACAGTGACCTGTCACCTCCCTTGGAGGACAAGCCTCAGGAGAGGCCAGGTCAAAAGGAGCCTGAAGAGGAGCTGCAACCCCTGCAGCAG atgaccTCAGGGGACAAGGAGGACGCAGAGGGGGGCATACCAGTTGGCCTGTGCCCTTGTGAGACCACAGGGAAAATACCCCCCATCATGGATGCTGAGCACCCCTTAAAGGCCAGTATGGCCCTACTGGGTCCCCAGGACGGGACCATCAAGGCCCAGAGAAGGTGGCAGCCCCCCAGCAAGTCCCCACACAAGAACAATGGCAGAGTCATGTGGTTCCAGGCAGAGGAGCTTCTGAGGCTGGCCCAGGACACCCAGTGCCCCAGCACTCCGCTTCACAACAATCAGCTGGCTCTGCTCAGGGGTGAGATGTGGGGCTCACTGGAGCACACAGGGTGGGAGGCTCTCAGAGGAACTGAGCTCGAGTTGTGTCACAGAGACTCATCCTGA